Proteins co-encoded in one Brassica rapa cultivar Chiifu-401-42 chromosome A02, CAAS_Brap_v3.01, whole genome shotgun sequence genomic window:
- the LOC103852127 gene encoding uncharacterized protein LOC103852127: MGETTKGDATKPSPNQISPPKDSSLDHQTPNPSVLHHLHQSFLSSPIFIPTVSSPGAPVIPKRPRFSSSGGLSPPQWRALPSPSTVPTASTISSLPFPSTAVIAASSTETAGSSPLVQEATNTEKQQPETESFQHKFRKGKYVSPVWKPNEMLCLARAWRVQYQNQRTGSGSGSGSGEGRGKTRAEKDREVAEYLNRKGVNRDSKVAGTKWDNMLGEFRKVNEWEKGADRERFGKSYFRLSPYERKQHQLPASFDEEVYNELALFIGPRVRAPTISRSVSGGATADVTLTPPSAETLPPPLHPPVMTSRDDDINNNPITSIGRGKRLALSIVGDDHPQYPYSSNIARGSGLFSNRSLYYNPSCERIPSSSSSSSSLKDLRRVGKIRLTWEESVNLWAEEGEVDYGRIRVCGSSFLNADELTYLDDSMVASTMESFEDGPLKGFSLDKFISGQHLKVFGRQKSTSSSAPPLSVNMAFDRAQLPLSEHIHKSISTLEFQDPSEHCLSKLRVPAGNLPSITELARYLQEPPPEDLRFPLRLDVYNDLPLGKELFFFTSSTELLDCRAITYDILGPIMSPLNKGFVIFSKDSLIPLWDDCVNRMVSKFCEMVVLRKPDSSSCVENVQDQWPNVMGFVKGFGLWRGEEVDKVREGAPDPSSLLVEKILWSYNDLPYILGYYAIGLTVTFCSLSRSSYDRVTCTDLYSFDVSSPSDRIKALVPCYRLASLLPLLADQCTAGRLCYNDFERIIHGDFLTEMTPHTVTKYYSSKTKWNVAKGIYDFLDQRVPHAEYLDKASEKDLSLSFKPRGIRVKPLNVDQLIESLMCVTRALVALHDISFMHRNMGWENVMKSETTSTSNAEWFVCGFEEAAESPQLNPHRPAAQEEEEERGRHAPEMERGLHAVKVDVWGVGYMIKTCGVSNVPKMLRELQGKCLEPNQENRPTAADCFHHLLQVQPAVPSSY, translated from the exons ATGGGTGAGACAACAAAAGGAGATGCTACAAAACCATCACCGAATCAAATCTCCCCACCTAAAGATTCTTCACTTGATCACCAAACACCAAACCCATCAGTCCTCCACCACCTACACCAATCTTTCCTGTCTTCTCCCATCTTCATCCCAACCGTCTCTTCTCCAGGAGCTCCTGTCATCCCCAAACGACCACGTTTCAGCTCTTCCGGCGGTCTCTCCCCACCTCAATGGAGAGCCTTGCCGTCACCTTCCACCGTACCAACCGCCTCCACAATCTCTTCATTACCGTTCCCTTCCACCGCCGTCATAGCAGCCTCTTCTACCGAAACCGCCGGATCTTCACCGCTGGTTCAAGAAGCTACCAACACCGAGAAACAACAACCCGAAACGGAGTCCTTTCAACATAAATTTAGAAAAGGGAAATACGTGAGCCCTGTGTGGAAACCAAACGAGATGCTATGTCTAGCAAGAGCATGGAGAGTCCAGTACCAAAACCAGAGAACCGGGTCTGGATCCGGATCCGGGTCGGGCGAGGGAAGAGGGAAAACAAGGGCTGAGAAAGACAGAGAAGTAGCCGAGTACCTAAACCGGAAAGGTGTAAACCGGGATTCAAAAGTCGCTGGCACAAAATGGGACAACATGCTTGGTGAGTTCAGGAAAGTGAACGAGTGGGAGAAAGGAGCAGATAGAGAGAGGTTCGGTAAGAGTTACTTCAGGCTCTCTCCTTACGAGAGGAAACAACATCAACTTCCCGCGTCTTTCGACGAAGAAGTGTACAATGAATTGGCTCTTTTCATTGGTCCACGTGTCAGAGCTCCGACTATTAGCCGCAGTGTTAGTGGCGGAGCTACGGCGGATGTTACCTTAACGCCTCCGTCTGCTGAGacgcttcctcctcctcttcatcCACCGGTTATGACTTCAAGAGATGATGATATTAATAATAACCCTATCACTTCTatcg GAAGAGGGAAGAGATTAGCATTATCAATAGTTGGAGATGATCATCCTCAGTATCCGTATTCAAGCAACATTGCTAGAGGGTCAGGTTTATTCTCTAATAGATCATTGTACTATAATCCTTCTTGTGAGAggattccttcttcttcttcttcatcttcctctctaAAAGATCTTCGCCGTGTTGGGAAAATACGGCTAACTTGGGAGGAATCGGTTAACTTGTGGGCTGAAGAAGGAGAGGTTGATTATGggagaattagggtttgtgGGTCGAGTTTCTTGAATGCAGATGAGCTCACCTACTTGGATGATTCCATGGTGGCTTCTACAATGGAATCTTTCGAAGATGGACCTCTCAAAGGATTTTCTTTGGATAAATTCATTTCTGGTCAACATCTTAAAGTCTTTGGAAGACAAAAGTCAACTTCATCATCTGCTCCTCCACTTTCAG tTAATATGGCATTTGATAGGGCTCAGCTTCCACTCTCCGAACACATTCACAAAT CAATATCAACATTGGAGTTCCAAGACCCATCAGAGCATTGCTTGAGTAAATTGCGGGTGCCGGCGGGGAACCTTCCGAGCATAACTGAGCTCGCACGGTATCTTCAAGAACCACCGCCGGAAGATCTCCGGTTTCCTCTCCGACTAGACGTTTACAATGACTTGCCACTGGGAAAAgagctcttcttcttcacctcctCCACAGAGCTACTTGATTGTAGAGCGATCACATATGATATCCTCGGTCCCATAATGTCCCCCTTAAATAAGGGTTTCGTCATCTTTAGCAAAGACTCGCTGATACCGCTTTGGGATGACTGCGTTAACCGAATGGTTTCAAAGTTTTGTGAAATGGTGGTTTTGCGTAAACCGGATTCGTCTTCTTGTGTTGAAAACGTCCAAGATCAGTGGCCTAACGTGATGGGATTTGTAAAAGGGTTTGGTTTATGGAGGGGAGAAGAGGTTGATAAGGTACGAGAAGGTGCACCTGATCCTTCTTCTCTATTGGTCGAAAAGATTCTTTGGTCGTACAACGATCTTCCATACATTCTTGGTTATTACGCAATAGGGCTCACCGTAACGTTCTGCTCTTTGAGCCGCTCTTCGTATGATCGAGTGACCTGCACTGATCTTTATTCATTTGATGTCTCGTCACCATCGGACCGAATCAAGGCATTGGTTCCTTGTTACCGTCTCGCTTCTCTTTTACCTCTGCTTGCAGATCAGTGCACTGCGGGTCGTTTATGTTACAACGACTTCGAGAGAATCATTCATGGAGATTTTCTGACCGAGATGACCCCTCACACGGTGACTAAGTATTACTCAAGCAAGACAAAATGGAACGTAGCGAAAGGAATCTACGACTTTCTCGACCAACGAGTTCCACACGCGGAGTATTTGGACAAGGCAAGCGAGAAGGATCTCTCGTTGAGCTTTAAGCCACGTGGAATCAGAGTCAAACCTCTAAATGTTGACCAGCTCATCGAATCTCTGATGTGTGTGACGAGAGCGCTTGTTGCGCTTCACGACATTTCGTTCATGCATCGTAACATGGGATGGGAAAATGTAATGAAAAGCGAGACGACGTCAACATCGAACGCCGAATGGTTTGTTTGCGGGTTCGAAGAAGCGGCTGAGTCCCCACAGCTCAACCCACACCGCCCTGCGGCccaggaagaggaggaggagcgtGGGAGACACGCGCCGGAGATGGAGAGAGGATTGCATGCGGTGAAAGTGGATGTGTGGGGAGTAGGTTATATGATAAAGACTTGTGGAgtgagtaatgttccaaagatgTTAAGAGAACTTCAAGGTAAGTGTTTGGAGCCGAACCAAGAGAACCGACCGACCGCAGCCGATTGCTTCCACCACCTCCTCCAGGTTCAGCCTGCCGTTCCATCGTCGTATTAG